The Malaclemys terrapin pileata isolate rMalTer1 chromosome 7, rMalTer1.hap1, whole genome shotgun sequence nucleotide sequence GAGTCTCTCTGCCCTTGGCCCCTGCTTATCCCCGTTCCCCCACATCAGTTTGCATCCCGACACCAGCCCAGAGATTTATAGACAGGTCTCCACTTTCTTCAGCTTCCCCACTGATGCTGCAGGCCTAGCTTCTAGCggggcaggaagggaaggggcCCACCCCATATGGGCTGGGAGGACTGACTCCTGTGGCCTGAGAAGTAGCCTGGCTAATTTTGGCTGGCTCCACTGGATCCTGGCAAGGCTAGTCAGCGTGGGCCACTGCTTCTGCTACTGAGCACAGCCACAAGCATATGGGCATGATCCACATCCAACCCCAGGATATGATTTGCCTTCCCAGCCCATGCTAGCTAGCCCCCAGTGCTGCAAGCTTCCTCGGAGCAGTACCCTACCCATGCCAGCTGGCCCCCAGTGCTGTGAGCTTCCTCAGAGCAGTGCCCTATCCACGCCAGCTGGCTCCCAGTGCTATGAGCTTCCTCAGAGCAGTACCCTGCCCATGCCAGCTAATCCCCAGTGCTGTGCACTTCCTTGGAGCAGTGCCTGCCCATGCCAGCTAATCCCTAGCGCTGAGATCTTCCTTGGAGCTGTGGCTTTGTTGCCATGGCTTGGATTCTGGCCTTGCAGTTTAGCACTGCAGCTCTAACCCATGTTCCGCTGACCCCACGCTATCTCTTTGACCCGTTCTCCCTGCTCCTTCTTTCCCCCCGCAGGTAAATCTTTAACCGGGGCACAGAGCAGCTAACCCAGGGCTCTTCCACCCCATCTGCAAACACTGCTTCCCCTTTGGAGCAGCGGCCCTGGATCATGGCCCAGCAGTCCCTTCACATGGGGaaaacacaccccaccccctctgAGGACAGGAGCGCAAGGAAAAGAGGGAGGGGCCATGCCGGGTCCAGTTCGGTATCTCCtaggggaagagatgggggcgGGGAATAGAACCCACTGACACGTCAGCCAAGGTCATGGGGAGGGCAAAGCTCTGGAGCAGGTGCCAGGCCTCCCACCGCAAATCCTTGCGAAAGCCAGCGGTTTGATCCCAGCCCTCGCTCCTCTGCGGGGAGAGTCTGGGAGTTATTAGGAGGGATGAGGTTGGGACAAACCAGTAGGAATTAGCTTTGGAAAGTTGACAGCACTCGGCtcccctggggggcagcaggaatccaccccaccccccatctctcccAGCTTCCCCATCcctggggggctgagtggggaaaCTGGGCAGCCAGAGCATCCACTGAGATTTTGCTCTCCCGATTCGAGGAGCCGGGCCCCCAGGAGCTCTCCCGAGGCCTCAAGGACTAGACGCCAGCCATTGGCACGCAGGCTCAACATGGCCACTGTGTTCTTACTGCCCTGGGCATGCTTgctgagcctggccctggtgGCTCGAAGCGCGGCAGACGGGGGCCCAGTTCTCTGGGACCGCCCCTTTGTCACAGTGTGGAACGCCCCGAGCCAGGAGTGCAGCACGAAATATCATGTGCCCCTTGACCTGGGGGTCTTTGACATGGTGCTGAACCGCAACGAGTCCTTCCTGGGCCAGGAGATCGCCCTCTTTTACAGCAACACACTGGGCCTCTATCCACACTACACCCCGGAGGGGATGGTGGCCCACGGGGGTGTCCCCCAGAATGGCAGCCTCCAGGCCCACCTCGGCAAGGCGCGGCACGACATCCAGGCCACCATCTCGGAGCCAGGCTTCCGGGGCCTGGCGGTGATCGACTGGGAGAGCTGGCGCCCCGTGTGGGCTCGGAACTGGGATGCCATGGAGCTCTATAAGGAGAAGTCCCAAGAGCTGGTCCAGGAGCGGCACCCCGACTGGCCCCCAGACAGGGTGGCCGAGGAAGCTCAGAAGGAATTTGAGCAAAGTGCTCGGGCCTTCATGGAGCAGACCCTGGTGCTTGGCAAGAGCCTGAGGCCTGAGGGCTTCTGGGGTTTCTATGGCTTCCCCAGCTGCTATAACTATGATTTCAAAGCGGCCAACTACACAGGGGAATGTCCCGCCGTGGAGCAGCGGCGGAACGAGCAGCTCTGGTGGCTCTGGAACCAAAGCCGGGCGCTCTACCCCAGCATCTACCTGCCCAAGGAGCTCCGGGTGACAGACCAGGTTGGCAAGTTCGTTCGGCACCGTGTGGCCGAGGCGTTCCGGGTGCAGGGGCAGACGGGGACTGGCAGCCTCTCAGTCCTACCTTACGCCCGTATCCAGTACGACTTCACAGAGGACTTCCTCTCGCAGGTGATGCCCCCAGCCAGCGTTGCCGTGCCCCCCCAGCGCCGAATAGAGGGGCAGCATGAGGCAGAGGCCAGCTTTAGGGGCGGGGGTGTTTCCCATCTTCTAGCCCAGGTCCTCTCGGCCATTGCTTACCATTGTCACCTGGGGCCAAGGAGCAGCcgttggtggggaaggggcagagggaggaagtCTGGTAGGATGAAGTCAGCTCGGGGAAGTGGGGTGGAGAAGCCCTGGAGGACAGAAGGGGGATCCATAGGGATCCCAGTGGGAGACGTGTGAGGGACAAGGGCCATATCCTGGGCCATGGgtccagaagagagcaatgtTTTTACACAAGACAAAGGTCTGGGCTCCTGGAGGGTTTCACTACATTTGGCCTGTTTCAGGCTATTCCCCTGTCTTTTCCTTGTACCTCCGGGAAAGAAAATACTCCCAACTCAGCCAactctccacccccctcccaccccagcttagCAGAGACCTGTCTTTGTTTTACACTGCTGTGGTCCCAGTGGCCCCGAGTGGTTAGCCAGCAGCTAGGGCCTTGCTGGGTCGGTTCTGAGTAAGATTATTTGCAAAGAATGGGCGCAAAGTCCAGCTTCCCTGaacagaaagaaacaaacagcTGGCAGTTTCCTTACTGAGAAATCCCCAGGCCTGCCTCTTCAGTCTGTGCTGGGTCCACCGAGCTCTGTCCCTCTGCTCTCTCAGGGCCATGACATCTCCCTGCCTGCTCTAGCACCCCCTCACAGCTTGCCAAACCAGCTCCTAGCCCCTGCATTTGCCATTAGGGAACCCCACAGCCTGCACAGCTTACCTTCTGATCAGGGCTTGCCATTGCATTGGATGGTGACTTCTGTTGTTTCCAGCTGTCACTACATAAAGGGGCTTAATTGCTCCTTCCTTTTAGCCTGCAAGAAGGTTGCTTTAACCAGGTGTGTGATTGTTTGTAGATCCCGCTTGCTGGCAGTCATTAACACCTGTCAGCATAACATGGCTTTGCAAGTGGGCAGCGAGTCCATGGCACTGTCTTTGATGCACCTTTCTCACCTGGAACAGAACCACAGAGGTTCCTCAATCTGGCTTGAGGCAGCAGGTGCTGGTGGTTGTCTCCTGTTGTGCCAGAAGGGGGCGATCTGTGTGGGAAGGATGCATGCGTGGATCCTACGGGAACAGCCTTCCACCCCTCCCAGGTGTTAGTAGCCGAAGCTGTTATCTTCATGGTGATTCTCTGCTTCTTGCAGGAGGACTTGGTCCACACCATTGGGGAAAGTGCTTCTCAAGGTGCCTCAGGGGTTGTGCTGTGGGGCAACGAGGATTACACTCACTCACGGGTACGTTACATGGGGGGCTACGGCCGCTTACGGGTTGGGAATAGAATCCTGGCCAGGGTGTGGATGCTCCTGCGCTCAGAGGATGGGAAGGTGTGTGTGAGGGTCTCATGTGGTGTGTAACTGGCAGTTCCCAGGTGTGTGTGATGATGAGAGTGGGAGCCCTGGGGTCTGGCTCCCCCTGCACTCAGGAGCTGGGAGGGTGGGTCCCAGGGGGACTGTGTGGAAGGGAAGCACTACAGGAAAAtgggcccctcctctcccctgagaGAGCCCTGCCTGGGCCTGTACTGTGCCCCCCATACAGGAGTCCTGCCTGGCACTGAAGAAGTACGTGGACAGGAGCCTGGGCCACTACATCGTGAACGTGACCAGCAGCGCCACACTGTGCAGTCGCACGGTGTGCTCCAGCCACGGGCGCTGTGTGCGGCGGGCCGGCCATCCCGGCGCGTTCCTGCACCTCAGCCCCTCCAGCTTCACTGTCCGGAGGCACCGCAGCTGGCCCCACCACCACCTGCAGGGACAACTGGCAAAGCAGGAGCAAGCCAAGCTGGTGGAAGAATTCAGCTGCCAGTGCTACACTGGCTGGGCAGGGACCCGGTGTGAACATGAGGGCAACCCAGAGTGACATCCCTATATGCACCCCACATGGCCCCATACACCCCACCCCTGACATACCCACACCCCACATATACTCCCCACATGGCCCCATGCACCCTACATTCCCCCATATACCCCACCCCTGACACACCTACAGGCCACATATACACCCCTACATGGCCCCATACACCCCACATATACATCTCCCACATGGCCCCATGCATCCCACATGGCTCCATACACCCCACCCcgacacacccacaccccacatATACACCTCCACGTGGGCCCATGCACCTTATGTAACCCCATACATCCAACCCCTGAAACAACCCCCACGTGGCCCCATTGCATCCACATGGCCCCCTCACCTTGAAACACGCCCGAACACCAATATGGACACAGTCTGGGATGCAGTTCATTCCTTTCTGTCATGTACCCCTCACATAGTGTAACTCTGTACTTTGTAACAGGAAACATGCATGATATGCGGAACCCCATCATAAACTGACATGTAAGTGTCAGATCCATCCCTATGCTAAAACCACCTCACCGGGAGGTGCATACCACGTATAGCGATCTCTGTCATGTCAACAACAGAAAGAGATTCATACCTCATAGCCCGAAATGTGCGCTGTAACTAGCAGCATGCAAGGGCTACTGCGGTGTAAGCCTCCTACATTGAACCATTCAGCGTGGGGCTGTTAAATAACCCCCCCACACATGGGCCCGTGCACCCTATGTAGCTGTTACCGAAATATTGGGTCCActtagctgagagccaataacagccagacagggataaggaagagttgctttattctgcagaagaaaggagagctttgcaccttagtacaaaaactctgtcttacacacattttacagattctTTATACACATTTAGACAAAGGttcttgcagtgttaacacttgattggtggttgttagacccgtgcttttgctatctggtcagtgaaaaccggcttgggaccagctccaactaccttaaggccttgaagggaagacagttgaaaagtttagGCTACTGTGTAtttgaagtgtctgctttcccctaatggccactggttgacataaaggttgctctgttaagggggggtcactagtaactttttCAGTCCCCCCTTCGGGCCTGACAAACCCAAAAATTGTCAGGCCCGTTACGCAATTTGCGATTaagctggagggacagatactgggtttttttatggacagcagagcttttgatcatagcattacacaggcatttggcacattgtattattgtttaaataacacatagaaagaaaagaatttATTTAACAATTGTTTGAAAGAGCCCCATAAACCATGACCCAAGGTTTGGAAGGAGGTCCtcaaaactaaaggtgtgattaaGAGATACAGCATGGAACAGCAGCATTCTGTTTATACATAggttattttgatattttgttttgcttactaatgtagactcttagtctacattccatattatctacacaaggtcacaacaactttttacacagttttttttcacttgcctcacacattttttgcttttacaaattttgcattattagggttacagttagcctaactcttacTAACGAACTGttatgcattgcatccccttcctgttagttttttttttgcttttaaaacccCCCCTTTTGTATACTAGTACaactaacattttcaaatttttatttgcattaagtTTTGGAATTTAGATTTTACTTTAGATGCTTTAACCTAaagggttttgattggatgtaatgacaatgcatgatgagcatggacatgaaaggtattactattattacattTTTTACAATAATAACATAATTTtaagctaactaataacaatacaagcaataacattttcatagcaatactataatggggttgttgtacagccttagttataaagcacaatacattatACTTAGTACATAAAATAGATACTTTATAAACGgtatgaaaggcatactttttaacttgatatatattttgaagcatgtgaatttgcccttgtacttcagagattttttgaatctctggtaacagtgaaaacaaattctgaaatttattaaatactaaactagtttaattaaagggtatttggaacttaagggctacttgaaaaactttATTTGCAGGCCACTGGTTaacataaaggctgctctgttaaaggggggtcactagtaactttcacataGCCAATACACCCCACCCCTGGAACACACCATACATATACACAGCACCATGCAAAGTGCAATTCACAAAGACGCACAGCACCTGGCTGAAGTGatcattccaaaataaaaagaaatcacaAGCTAGAGCCATGCAAAGAATTCACATGCCAACCTCAAGAGCCGATTCACACATGCAGAGCACCCGGCACTGCCACCCAATCAAATGGCTTTTTGTTTGCACAAGTGTAAGCATGTGATGGCCTCCATCTTGGCTGATACCCAGGGGATTGAACAGGAGACCTCCAGAGTTAACCACATGAACGACTGCAAGCTTGAGCTGAAGAGTCAAGGCGTCTTAGCAGGGCCTATACAAGGCTCTCAGCCTGTGTGGATCAGACCTATAATATCCCCAcccactggtggatcacaaacgTGCTGGCATTTTTCAGTTGATGGTGCACCATCTGGTATTTAGGAGTGACAGAGGCGAGGGGGACTGGCTGAATGGATTTTGGAAGGAAATTCCGAGCTGAAGGTGTAgcagggagagagcagggagcTACATGAGAGTGTTGGAAGGGGACACGGTGGGGACACTAAGTTGGGAGGAGAGGTAGTTACGCTTGTGGGTAGGTGTGATGTTactgacatgaactgtgactgtaCAGATcgttgttgcaaccaaggtcctatagttgcaccaaatcttgtacaaaggaggtcaagaaggtgtctatgaaaaggtggTAATTTGTTGGTTATGATTAtgttgtctgtatgtgtgtatcttttttgtatttgaagttatgaatattggctatgtacttgtatctcaatgtgtttgattctaagtagcaccaGTGAAGCATTTGGCCAGCTTATTGTGAAGAGACTCttcagattaagtgcccaatcaagaaacatgtgagcaatggctgctctacctgtaaaaaactgagtcatgcatggacatgtgacttgcccatgtgactgcaAACTCCACcatgctgctgtgattttccacagtaagaacaaaggggtttcctgccacatggcagaggatataaaaggccctggaaacccctccattttgtcttcagtcctgcttcttacctctggaggaactttgctacaaactcaAACTCTGAAGAAGGGACtcaatgacccatcccagctgtggatgtacttcagagacttgatttgagcctgcagtttattccatcgctgctacaagcctgaaccaagaactttgccattactgtatgtaattgattactttgaccaattttagctctcatctatatttctttctttttatgaataaacctttagattttagattctaaaggattggcaacagcatgatttgtgggtaatatCTGACTTCTATATTGACCTAGTTCTGGaccttggtcctttgggattgggagaaccttttttcttttactggggtattggttttcataaccattcatccccataagaaGTGGCGTTGGTGGTGatattgggaaactggagtgtgtGAGGGAATTTCTTGATGACtcctggttagccagtggggtgaaaccgaagtcctctctgtatGGGTGGTTTGGTGAGCCTTAGAAGTAAAGAACcctcagccttgggctgtaactgccctgctataagcaatttgtcctgaattgatactctcagtagtgtcctgcCAGAGGCCGCATCGTTacagtagggatagggtccagagtgacctaaacaaattggaggattgggccaaaagaaatctgatgaggttcaacaaggacaagtgcagagtcctgcacttaggacggaagaatcccaggcactgctacaggctagggactgactggctaaacagcagttctgcagaaaaggacgtggggattacagtggatgagaagctggatgagtcagcagtgtgcccttgttgccaagaaggttaatggtatattgggctgtattagtaggagcattgccagcagatcgagggaagtgattattcccctctattcggcactggtgaggccacatcaggagtattgtgtccagttttgagcccctcactacagaaaggatctgccacagatccagactaacacagctacccctctgatactttacagaaaggatgtggacaaattggagaaagtccagcggagggcaatgaaaatgatcagggggctggggcacatgacttatgaggagaggctgagggaactggacttgtttagtctgcagaagagaagagtgaggggggatttgatagcagccttcaactacctgaaggggtgtttcaaagaggatggagctcggctgttctcagtggtggcagatgacagaacaaggagcagtcgtctcaagttgcagtgggggaggtctagattggatgttaggaaacactatttcactaggaaggtggtgaagcactggaatgggttacctagggaacctccatccttagaggtttttaaggcccggcttgacaaagccctggctgggatgatttagttggggattagtcctgctttgagcagggggttagactaaatgatcgcctgaggtctcttccaaccctaatcttccatgattctatgacatgGTGCTGGTGAGGGgtgggaagcaa carries:
- the HYAL1 gene encoding hyaluronidase-1, coding for MATVFLLPWACLLSLALVARSAADGGPVLWDRPFVTVWNAPSQECSTKYHVPLDLGVFDMVLNRNESFLGQEIALFYSNTLGLYPHYTPEGMVAHGGVPQNGSLQAHLGKARHDIQATISEPGFRGLAVIDWESWRPVWARNWDAMELYKEKSQELVQERHPDWPPDRVAEEAQKEFEQSARAFMEQTLVLGKSLRPEGFWGFYGFPSCYNYDFKAANYTGECPAVEQRRNEQLWWLWNQSRALYPSIYLPKELRVTDQVGKFVRHRVAEAFRVQGQTGTGSLSVLPYARIQYDFTEDFLSQEDLVHTIGESASQGASGVVLWGNEDYTHSRESCLALKKYVDRSLGHYIVNVTSSATLCSRTVCSSHGRCVRRAGHPGAFLHLSPSSFTVRRHRSWPHHHLQGQLAKQEQAKLVEEFSCQCYTGWAGTRCEHEGNPE